One Pseudomonas sp. FP1742 genomic window carries:
- a CDS encoding MFS transporter: protein MFPSQSSRVASAQSVATGGIGDKIRGAMAVGKTRWGMLALVFFATTLNYIDRAALGVMQPILAKELSWTAMDYANINFWFQVGYAVGFVLQGRLIDRVGVKRVFFFAVLLWSLATGAHGLATSAAGFMVCRFILGLTEAANYPACVKTTRLWFPAGERAVATGIFNAGTNVGAMFTPMLLPLILHAWGWQAAFLCMAALGGIWLLFWGLKYFNPEDHPSVKQSELDYIQKEVEPEQSRVPFSRILRMRGTWAFALAYSITAPVFWFYLYWLPPFLNQQYNLGINVTQMGIPLIIIYLTADFGSVGGGILSSFLIGRGINPIKARLMSMFLFACCIIGVVMAAGSSSLWLAVFAISLAIGAHQAWTANIWSLVMDYTPKHMMSTVFGFGGMCAAIGGMFMTQLVGHILTVTNNNYTVLFTMIPAMYFIALTWLYFMAPRKIPTVKD, encoded by the coding sequence ATGTTTCCTTCTCAAAGCTCTCGCGTGGCTTCGGCCCAAAGCGTCGCCACTGGCGGTATCGGCGACAAAATCCGCGGCGCCATGGCCGTCGGCAAAACCCGTTGGGGAATGCTGGCGCTGGTGTTTTTCGCCACCACCCTGAACTACATCGACCGCGCCGCCCTGGGCGTCATGCAGCCGATCCTGGCAAAAGAACTGAGCTGGACGGCGATGGACTACGCCAACATCAACTTCTGGTTCCAGGTCGGCTACGCCGTCGGTTTCGTGCTGCAAGGCCGGTTGATCGACCGGGTCGGCGTGAAGCGCGTGTTCTTCTTCGCGGTACTGCTCTGGAGCCTGGCCACCGGCGCTCATGGCCTGGCCACTTCGGCGGCGGGCTTCATGGTCTGCCGGTTCATTCTCGGCCTGACCGAAGCCGCCAACTACCCGGCCTGCGTGAAAACCACGCGGTTGTGGTTCCCTGCTGGCGAGCGCGCCGTGGCCACCGGTATCTTCAACGCCGGGACCAACGTCGGTGCGATGTTCACCCCGATGCTGCTGCCACTGATCCTTCACGCCTGGGGCTGGCAGGCTGCGTTCCTGTGCATGGCGGCGCTGGGCGGCATCTGGTTGCTGTTCTGGGGTCTGAAGTACTTCAACCCGGAAGATCACCCGAGCGTCAAACAATCGGAACTGGACTACATCCAGAAGGAAGTCGAACCGGAACAGTCCCGCGTACCGTTCTCGCGAATCCTGCGCATGCGTGGCACCTGGGCTTTCGCCCTCGCCTACTCGATCACCGCCCCGGTGTTCTGGTTCTACCTGTACTGGCTGCCGCCGTTCCTCAATCAGCAATACAACCTGGGGATCAACGTGACCCAGATGGGCATCCCGCTGATCATCATCTACCTCACGGCTGACTTCGGCAGCGTCGGCGGCGGGATCCTGTCTTCGTTCCTGATCGGTCGCGGGATCAACCCGATCAAGGCGCGACTGATGTCCATGTTCCTGTTCGCCTGCTGCATCATCGGCGTGGTCATGGCCGCTGGTTCGAGCAGCCTGTGGCTCGCGGTGTTCGCCATCTCCCTGGCCATCGGTGCGCACCAGGCCTGGACCGCGAACATCTGGAGCCTGGTGATGGACTACACGCCTAAACACATGATGAGTACGGTGTTCGGCTTCGGCGGCATGTGCGCGGCGATCGGCGGGATGTTCATGACCCAGTTGGTCGGCCACATCCTGACGGTCACCAACAACAACTACACCGTGCTGTTCACCATGATTCCGGCGATGTACTTCATCGCGCTGACCTGGCTGTACTTCATGGCACCGCGCAAGATTCCGACCGTAAAAGATTGA
- a CDS encoding DMT family transporter has protein sequence MTISTPLSGVNQPFKGILLIVVATFLFSSHDALSKYLSGFYPIVMVVWARYVVHTLLMAGIFLPQSGLRVLRTKRPSLQLLRALCLLGTSLFFTTGLQYIPLAEATAVNFLAPVLVTALSVPLLRERVTRGQWIAVICGFVGVLIIVHPGGDLFTPAVLLPLCSALFFCFYQLLTRKLSEVDSPTTSNFFAGLCNTLVMSALVPFFWQVPSLVHGLMMIALGACGMTAHLFLTQAFRHAAPALLAPFGYCQIVFAGLLGWLLFSHTPTLTTVVGIAVICCSGLAAAWQQSRR, from the coding sequence ATGACCATCAGCACCCCGCTCTCCGGTGTAAACCAACCCTTCAAAGGGATTCTGCTGATTGTCGTCGCGACCTTCCTGTTTTCCAGTCACGACGCCTTGTCGAAATATCTATCGGGGTTCTATCCGATCGTCATGGTGGTCTGGGCGCGCTATGTGGTTCACACCTTGCTGATGGCCGGGATTTTTCTGCCGCAATCGGGGTTGCGCGTCCTGCGCACCAAACGGCCGTCGTTGCAGTTGCTCAGGGCGTTGTGCCTGTTGGGCACCAGTTTGTTTTTCACCACCGGTTTGCAGTACATCCCGCTGGCCGAAGCCACGGCGGTCAACTTTCTCGCTCCGGTTCTGGTCACCGCGTTGTCGGTGCCACTGCTGCGTGAGCGGGTCACCCGTGGCCAATGGATCGCGGTGATTTGCGGATTTGTCGGCGTGTTGATCATCGTCCACCCCGGCGGTGATCTGTTCACGCCAGCAGTCTTGCTGCCGCTCTGTTCGGCGTTGTTTTTCTGCTTCTATCAATTGCTCACCCGCAAGCTCAGTGAAGTCGACAGCCCGACCACCAGTAACTTCTTCGCCGGCCTGTGCAACACCTTGGTGATGAGCGCACTGGTGCCATTCTTCTGGCAGGTGCCAAGCCTTGTGCATGGATTGATGATGATTGCACTGGGCGCCTGCGGGATGACGGCACACCTGTTTCTGACCCAGGCGTTCCGCCACGCCGCCCCCGCGCTGCTGGCGCCGTTCGGCTATTGCCAGATTGTCTTTGCCGGATTGCTGGGCTGGTTGCTGTTTTCTCACACGCCGACCCTGACCACAGTGGTCGGGATCGCGGTGATTTGCTGCAGCGGGTTGGCGGCGGCATGGCAACAAAGCCGCCGCTGA
- a CDS encoding sugar phosphate isomerase/epimerase, translating to MSERIFSLASLTVLELSPPEMVEVAARAGYSHVGLRLEPATPEEHHFALVADVGLRRETLARLRDTGIRVLDVEILRLKPQTVVADFEKILAVGAQLGASELLVAGNDSDEQRLTENFARLCDLAASYGLHPHLEFMPWTDARDLEQAVRIVESADRENGGVLVDAFHFDRSGSRLEDLAKVAPSRLRYTQLCDVAGPRPTDMAEILRQARNERRFPGDGDCDLAGLLQCLPADIPLSLEIPAVKLLEQGVSGLQRAQMALDKTRELLARR from the coding sequence ATGAGTGAGCGGATCTTTTCCCTGGCCAGCCTGACGGTGCTGGAGTTGTCACCACCAGAGATGGTCGAGGTCGCAGCACGGGCCGGATACAGCCATGTCGGACTACGCCTTGAACCTGCAACACCCGAAGAACATCACTTTGCGCTGGTAGCCGATGTCGGTTTACGGCGTGAGACGCTGGCGCGGCTGCGCGATACCGGTATTCGTGTGCTGGATGTTGAAATCCTGCGTCTTAAACCGCAAACCGTCGTCGCCGACTTCGAGAAGATTCTGGCGGTCGGAGCGCAATTGGGTGCCAGCGAATTGCTGGTGGCCGGTAACGATTCCGACGAACAACGACTCACCGAGAACTTCGCCCGGTTGTGTGATCTGGCGGCATCTTATGGGCTGCACCCGCATCTGGAGTTCATGCCGTGGACCGATGCCCGTGATCTTGAACAAGCGGTGCGTATCGTCGAAAGCGCTGACCGTGAAAACGGCGGGGTGTTGGTGGACGCGTTTCATTTCGACCGATCGGGTTCACGGCTGGAAGATCTGGCCAAAGTTGCCCCGTCACGGTTACGGTACACACAGTTATGCGATGTCGCGGGGCCACGGCCAACGGACATGGCGGAGATTTTGCGCCAGGCGCGTAACGAGCGACGTTTTCCGGGCGATGGCGATTGTGATCTGGCGGGGTTGTTGCAGTGCTTGCCGGCCGATATTCCGTTAAGCCTGGAGATTCCCGCCGTGAAGTTGCTGGAGCAGGGCGTGAGCGGGTTGCAGCGGGCGCAGATGGCGCTGGATAAGACCCGGGAATTGTTGGCGCGGCGGTAA
- a CDS encoding Gfo/Idh/MocA family protein, which translates to MTSPLRIALIGAGNMGQQHYQHLKTLTEASLCAVADPGPQAASLAADWGVGYFADHRQMLEQVKPDAVIVANPNTLHVSTALDCLAVGVPVLLEKPVGVHLDEARELVVASKTTGVPVLVGHHRRHNPLIVRAHALVQGGALGQLTTVAALWQLRKPDSYFETPWRREPGAGMLLTNLIHDLDLLRHLCGEVRQVQAITSNAVRGFANEDCAAVLLQFDNGALGSLTGSDAVAAPWSWELDSGENPVYPRQADQPCYLLAGTGGALSIPQLKRWHYTDVDGGWHQPLLAEQESFSADEALCLQLQHFVRVARREVEPLVSAADAARTLALVEAIREAAQTGRACTPMLIEE; encoded by the coding sequence ATGACTTCGCCCCTGCGCATCGCCCTGATCGGTGCCGGCAACATGGGCCAGCAGCATTACCAGCATTTGAAAACACTGACGGAAGCGAGCTTGTGCGCGGTGGCCGATCCTGGCCCACAAGCGGCAAGTCTCGCGGCGGATTGGGGCGTGGGGTATTTCGCGGATCACCGTCAGATGCTGGAGCAGGTGAAGCCGGACGCGGTCATCGTCGCCAACCCGAACACGCTTCACGTCAGTACTGCGCTCGATTGCCTTGCGGTCGGCGTGCCGGTCTTGCTGGAAAAACCGGTGGGCGTGCACCTGGATGAAGCGCGTGAGCTGGTGGTTGCATCGAAAACCACCGGCGTCCCGGTGCTGGTCGGCCATCATCGCCGGCACAATCCGCTGATCGTCCGCGCCCATGCACTGGTGCAGGGCGGTGCTTTGGGCCAGCTGACGACGGTGGCGGCGCTCTGGCAGCTGCGCAAACCCGATAGCTATTTCGAGACGCCGTGGCGCCGCGAGCCCGGTGCGGGGATGTTGTTGACCAACCTGATTCACGACCTCGACCTGCTGCGGCATCTGTGCGGCGAAGTGCGGCAGGTGCAGGCGATCACCAGCAATGCGGTGCGCGGTTTTGCCAACGAAGATTGCGCGGCGGTGCTGCTGCAATTCGACAACGGCGCACTGGGCAGCCTGACCGGTTCCGACGCGGTGGCGGCGCCGTGGAGTTGGGAGCTGGATTCCGGGGAGAACCCGGTCTATCCGCGCCAGGCCGATCAGCCCTGTTACTTGCTGGCCGGGACGGGCGGTGCATTGAGCATTCCGCAACTCAAGCGCTGGCACTACACCGACGTCGATGGCGGATGGCATCAACCGTTGCTGGCAGAGCAGGAAAGTTTCAGCGCCGATGAAGCGTTGTGTTTGCAGTTGCAGCATTTCGTGCGTGTGGCGCGCCGGGAAGTCGAGCCGTTGGTGAGTGCTGCCGATGCTGCGCGCACCCTGGCGCTGGTTGAAGCGATTCGCGAGGCCGCGCAAACCGGTCGCGCTTGCACCCCGATGTTGATCGAGGAATGA
- a CDS encoding IclR family transcriptional regulator: MAGSQIERVFSVLESLTSDPRGLPMQTLAEQLDIPKSATHRLLAELIRLGYVRQNPENLRYHLSTKLVAMGFRYLASSGADIVQPVLDRLAEETGELVRLGVIEGERQVWIAKSQGARSGLRYDPDMGRDAPLFYTASGHAWLACMSDAEALSLVERQGSERPKDLGPNAPRSNIELLERLRLAREQGYAWVEESSAVGTSAIAAVVRHPGDGRVIGVLSIAGPSARMPGARLHELAPLLLKFTEELSTASLASELFN, translated from the coding sequence ATGGCCGGCAGTCAGATCGAACGGGTATTCAGCGTGCTGGAAAGCCTCACCAGTGACCCTCGCGGCCTGCCGATGCAGACGCTGGCGGAGCAACTGGACATCCCTAAAAGCGCGACTCATCGCCTGCTCGCCGAGCTGATCCGGTTGGGTTACGTGCGACAGAATCCGGAGAACCTGCGCTATCACCTGTCGACCAAACTGGTGGCGATGGGTTTTCGTTACCTGGCGAGCAGTGGCGCGGATATTGTGCAACCGGTGCTGGACCGCCTGGCCGAGGAAACCGGTGAGCTGGTGCGCCTTGGCGTTATTGAGGGCGAGCGTCAGGTCTGGATCGCCAAGTCTCAAGGCGCCCGCTCGGGGCTGCGCTACGACCCCGACATGGGCCGTGATGCGCCATTGTTCTACACCGCCTCGGGCCATGCATGGCTGGCGTGCATGAGCGATGCCGAAGCGTTGTCGCTGGTGGAACGCCAGGGTAGCGAGCGACCGAAAGACCTGGGGCCGAACGCACCACGCTCCAACATTGAATTACTGGAACGCCTGCGCCTGGCGCGCGAGCAGGGTTACGCCTGGGTCGAAGAGAGTTCGGCCGTGGGCACCTCGGCAATTGCGGCGGTGGTGCGTCACCCCGGCGACGGTCGCGTGATCGGTGTGCTGAGCATCGCCGGGCCAAGCGCGCGGATGCCGGGGGCGCGGCTGCATGAGTTGGCGCCGTTGTTATTGAAGTTTACTGAAGAGCTGTCGACGGCAAGTCTGGCGTCGGAGTTGTTCAACTAA
- a CDS encoding FAD-dependent oxidoreductase: MPADSHSHTDIECDVLIVGSGAAGLSAAVTAAWHGLKVIVVEKDPVFGGATAWSGGWAWVPCNPLARRAGIVEDVEQPRTYLKHELGERYDPAMIDAFLEAGPRMVAFFEQHTSLQFADGNAIADIHGDTPGAGTGGRSVIAAPYDGRKVGKLLKRLRKTMRETSFMGMPIMAGADLSAFLNLTRSLAAAWHVTRRFTRHLFDLAVHGRAMQLVNGVALVARLAKSADDLGVLLWESAPVTELLCEDNQVRGAVVSTAKGNIRIHARKAVVLAAGGFANDIERRKALFPRTPTGHEHLALPPLGVTGDGLRLGESVGARVNADMASPVAWAPVSQVPYKDGHVGHFPHIIERGKPGIIGVLSNGRRFVNEANGYYDYVTAMVAAAPQGEEVASWLICNHGFQRRYGLGISRPFPVPLSSFIRSGYLKVGDTVEELAKACGIDPNGLRSTLEEYNRHARNGEDPLFGRGSTPYNRKQGDALQQPNPCVAPIEQGPFYAVKIQPGCFGTFTGLKVNRHAQVLDASGQAIAGLYAAGGDMASIMGGHYPAGGINLGPALTFGYIAARHIAGIECV, translated from the coding sequence ATGCCAGCCGATTCTCACTCCCATACGGACATCGAATGCGATGTGCTGATCGTCGGCTCCGGCGCGGCCGGCTTGTCCGCAGCCGTTACCGCGGCCTGGCATGGCTTGAAAGTGATCGTGGTCGAGAAAGACCCGGTATTCGGCGGCGCCACGGCGTGGTCCGGCGGATGGGCCTGGGTGCCGTGCAATCCCCTGGCCCGTCGTGCCGGCATCGTCGAAGACGTCGAGCAACCGCGCACCTACCTGAAACACGAATTGGGTGAGCGTTACGATCCGGCGATGATCGACGCATTCCTCGAGGCTGGCCCGCGAATGGTCGCATTCTTCGAGCAGCATACGTCCCTGCAATTCGCCGACGGCAACGCCATCGCCGACATCCATGGCGACACGCCGGGCGCCGGCACCGGCGGACGGTCGGTGATCGCTGCGCCTTACGACGGGCGAAAAGTCGGCAAGCTGCTCAAGCGTCTTCGCAAAACCATGCGGGAAACTTCGTTCATGGGCATGCCGATCATGGCGGGTGCGGACCTCTCGGCGTTTCTCAACCTGACCCGCTCGCTGGCGGCGGCCTGGCACGTCACCCGGCGCTTCACCCGCCATCTGTTCGACCTCGCCGTTCATGGGCGGGCGATGCAATTGGTCAACGGTGTAGCGCTGGTGGCGCGGCTGGCAAAGTCTGCCGATGACCTGGGCGTCTTGCTCTGGGAGTCGGCACCGGTGACCGAGTTGCTTTGCGAAGACAATCAGGTGCGAGGCGCGGTAGTCAGCACCGCCAAAGGCAACATCCGCATCCATGCGCGCAAGGCCGTGGTGCTCGCGGCCGGCGGTTTCGCCAATGACATCGAACGGCGCAAAGCGCTGTTCCCTCGCACACCGACCGGTCATGAGCACCTGGCCCTGCCGCCCCTCGGCGTGACCGGCGATGGCCTGCGACTGGGTGAAAGTGTCGGCGCTCGAGTCAACGCCGACATGGCGTCACCGGTGGCCTGGGCGCCGGTCTCGCAAGTGCCGTACAAGGATGGCCACGTCGGTCACTTCCCGCACATCATCGAGCGCGGCAAGCCCGGGATCATCGGCGTACTGAGCAACGGCCGCCGCTTTGTCAACGAAGCCAACGGTTACTACGACTACGTGACCGCCATGGTCGCCGCCGCACCACAGGGTGAAGAAGTCGCCTCCTGGCTGATCTGCAACCACGGTTTTCAGCGACGTTATGGCCTGGGCATCTCTCGGCCGTTTCCGGTGCCGCTGTCATCCTTCATCCGCAGCGGCTATTTGAAGGTCGGCGACACTGTCGAGGAATTGGCCAAGGCCTGTGGCATCGACCCAAACGGATTGCGCAGCACGCTGGAGGAGTACAACCGGCATGCGCGCAACGGTGAAGATCCGTTATTCGGGCGTGGCTCGACGCCCTACAACCGCAAACAGGGCGATGCGCTGCAGCAACCCAACCCGTGCGTCGCGCCGATTGAACAAGGCCCGTTCTACGCTGTGAAGATTCAGCCTGGCTGCTTCGGCACCTTCACCGGGCTCAAGGTCAACAGGCACGCGCAAGTCCTCGACGCATCCGGCCAGGCCATTGCCGGGCTGTACGCGGCGGGCGGCGACATGGCCAGCATCATGGGCGGGCATTATCCCGCCGGCGGTATCAATCTCGGCCCGGCGCTGACCTTCGGCTACATCGCAGCACGGCATATCGCCGGAATCGAGTGCGTTTGA
- a CDS encoding neutral zinc metallopeptidase — MLWKKGRRSDNVVDARGDDVGGGGGGMRFGGGKGLSLTAILLIVGIGWITGQDPMQILGQLTGQMSEQSAPAPPQTRKAPPANDEGAEFVRSILGDTEDTWGQIFQQAGRQYKDPTLVLFSNQVNSACGLATSATGPFYCPADQKVYLDMSFFQEMSQRFSAAGDFAQAYVIAHEVGHHVQTLLGVSAKIQTARQQGRQMEGDGGLLVRQELQADCLAGVWANNAQKRLNWLEPGDIEEALNAANAIGDDRLQQQGQGRVVPDSFTHGTSAQRVRWFKTGFAQGQVGQCDTFAAKNL; from the coding sequence ATGCTTTGGAAAAAAGGCCGACGCAGCGACAACGTGGTCGATGCCCGTGGCGATGATGTCGGCGGTGGGGGCGGCGGGATGCGCTTCGGCGGGGGCAAGGGCCTGAGCCTGACGGCGATCCTGTTGATCGTCGGGATCGGCTGGATCACCGGCCAGGACCCGATGCAGATCCTCGGTCAATTGACTGGGCAAATGAGCGAGCAATCGGCCCCAGCCCCCCCCCAAACCCGCAAGGCGCCACCGGCCAATGATGAAGGGGCCGAATTCGTGCGCTCGATCCTTGGTGATACCGAAGACACCTGGGGCCAGATTTTCCAGCAGGCCGGTCGGCAATATAAAGACCCGACCCTGGTGCTGTTCAGCAATCAGGTGAACTCGGCGTGTGGTCTGGCGACATCGGCGACCGGGCCGTTCTATTGCCCGGCGGACCAGAAGGTCTACCTGGACATGAGTTTCTTCCAGGAAATGTCGCAACGCTTTTCCGCCGCAGGCGATTTCGCCCAGGCCTACGTGATCGCTCACGAAGTCGGACACCACGTGCAGACCTTGCTCGGCGTTTCGGCGAAGATTCAGACCGCTCGGCAGCAGGGCCGGCAAATGGAGGGCGACGGTGGTTTGCTGGTGCGTCAGGAACTGCAGGCCGATTGCCTGGCCGGGGTCTGGGCCAACAATGCGCAGAAGCGTCTGAACTGGCTGGAACCCGGTGACATCGAGGAAGCCTTGAACGCCGCCAACGCCATCGGCGACGACCGCTTGCAACAGCAAGGTCAGGGCCGAGTGGTACCGGACTCGTTTACTCATGGCACGTCAGCGCAAAGGGTGCGCTGGTTCAAAACCGGATTTGCGCAAGGCCAGGTTGGCCAGTGCGATACCTTTGCTGCGAAGAATCTGTAA
- a CDS encoding alpha/beta fold hydrolase — protein sequence MHKWLLALLITCASTQAAEQGVKTISSGRLLLSAGEIAVGIGPTPAKIERVLIIIHGRLRNAETYRQSAEHAAEQAGQSANTLVLAPQFLNETDIASHPVPDSVLRWQGNDWMAGGLSTAPFTLSSYAALDEIIARLSDRRQFPDVKQIVIAGHSGGAQVVQRYALLGHPQPALDTEGVKVRYVIANPSSYAYFNEQRPVAFSHAGCPNFNRWKYGLTDLPAYADGQTPAQLEENYIKRDIVYLLGQQDIDQNHPALDKSCEAKAQGASRLIRGRNYFNYLKRRHPQGLSQQLIEVPGVGHNGDGMFTSPEGQKVLFGQ from the coding sequence ATGCATAAGTGGCTGCTGGCTCTGTTGATCACCTGCGCAAGCACCCAGGCTGCCGAGCAGGGCGTCAAGACGATCAGTTCCGGACGCCTGCTGTTGAGCGCCGGCGAAATCGCGGTGGGCATTGGCCCGACACCGGCAAAAATCGAACGCGTGCTGATCATCATCCATGGTCGTTTGCGCAACGCTGAAACCTACCGCCAGAGCGCCGAGCATGCAGCCGAGCAGGCCGGGCAAAGCGCGAACACCCTGGTGCTCGCCCCGCAGTTCCTCAACGAAACCGACATCGCGAGCCACCCGGTGCCCGACAGCGTTTTACGCTGGCAGGGCAATGACTGGATGGCCGGCGGCTTATCCACAGCGCCGTTTACGCTGAGCTCCTACGCGGCGCTCGACGAAATCATCGCTCGCCTGAGTGATCGGCGACAGTTTCCGGACGTGAAGCAAATCGTCATCGCCGGCCACTCCGGCGGTGCTCAGGTGGTTCAGCGTTATGCCTTGCTGGGTCACCCTCAACCAGCCCTCGACACGGAGGGCGTGAAAGTTCGCTATGTGATCGCCAATCCTTCGTCGTACGCCTACTTCAATGAGCAACGGCCGGTGGCGTTCAGTCACGCTGGGTGTCCGAACTTCAATCGCTGGAAGTATGGCCTGACGGACTTGCCCGCCTATGCCGACGGGCAAACACCTGCGCAACTCGAAGAAAACTACATCAAGCGCGACATCGTGTATTTACTCGGGCAACAGGACATCGACCAGAATCATCCAGCGCTGGATAAAAGTTGTGAAGCCAAAGCCCAGGGCGCTTCCCGACTGATTCGCGGGCGCAACTATTTCAATTATCTGAAACGCCGCCATCCTCAAGGATTGAGTCAGCAGCTCATCGAAGTGCCTGGGGTCGGGCACAATGGGGACGGGATGTTTACCTCGCCTGAGGGGCAGAAGGTGTTGTTCGGGCAGTGA
- a CDS encoding HAD family hydrolase has protein sequence MSLAEVRHWVFDMDGTLTVAVHDFAAIRVALAIPAEHDILTHLAGLPAEEAAAKHAWLLEHERDLALESKPAPGAVELVRELAGRGYRLGILTRNARELAHVTLEAIGLADCFAVEDVLGRDEAPPKPHPGGLLKLAEAWKVPASEMVMVGDYRFDLDCGRAAGTRTVLVNLPDNPWPELTDWHARDCVELRQLLSA, from the coding sequence ATGAGCCTGGCCGAGGTGCGGCACTGGGTGTTCGACATGGACGGCACCCTGACCGTCGCGGTGCATGATTTCGCGGCGATCCGCGTGGCGTTGGCGATTCCTGCAGAACACGACATCCTCACTCACCTCGCTGGGCTGCCGGCCGAAGAAGCAGCGGCCAAACATGCGTGGCTGCTGGAGCACGAGCGGGATCTGGCACTGGAGTCGAAGCCCGCGCCAGGCGCGGTGGAGCTGGTGCGTGAGTTGGCCGGGCGCGGTTATCGTCTGGGCATTCTCACGCGCAATGCTCGCGAGCTGGCCCATGTCACGCTGGAGGCCATCGGCCTGGCCGACTGCTTTGCGGTGGAGGATGTGCTGGGCCGAGATGAAGCACCGCCCAAACCGCATCCTGGCGGTTTACTGAAACTGGCCGAAGCCTGGAAGGTGCCGGCGAGCGAAATGGTGATGGTTGGTGATTACCGGTTCGATCTGGATTGTGGTCGGGCGGCGGGGACACGGACGGTGCTGGTGAACCTGCCGGATAATCCGTGGCCGGAATTGACCGATTGGCATGCGCGCGATTGCGTCGAGTTGCGGCAATTGCTGTCGGCTTGA
- the tesB gene encoding acyl-CoA thioesterase II — translation MSQVLEDLVDLLTLEPIEENLFRGRSQDLGFRQLFGGQVLGQSLSAASQTVEETRHVHSMHGYFLRPGDAKLPVVYQVDRVRDGGSFSTRRVTAIQKGNPIFTCSASFQYDEEGFQHQSQMPQVVGPENLPSELELTQQRAHLIPEHMREKLLCPKPIEFRPVTEKDPYNPQPADPVKYVWFRADGALADIPALHKYLLAYASDFGLLTTSMLPHGKSVWQKDMQVASLDHALWFHADLRADDWLLYAMDSPWAGNSRGFSRGSVFNRAGQLVASVTQEGLIRHRKDWA, via the coding sequence ATGAGCCAAGTGTTGGAAGATCTGGTAGACCTGCTGACCCTGGAACCTATTGAAGAAAACCTGTTCCGTGGCCGCAGCCAGGACCTGGGTTTCCGTCAGTTGTTCGGCGGCCAGGTGCTCGGCCAGTCCCTATCGGCGGCCAGTCAGACCGTCGAAGAAACCCGCCATGTGCACTCGATGCACGGTTATTTCCTGCGTCCGGGCGATGCGAAGTTGCCGGTGGTGTATCAGGTCGATCGGGTGCGCGATGGCGGCAGTTTCAGTACGCGCCGGGTAACGGCGATCCAGAAGGGCAACCCGATTTTCACCTGCAGCGCCTCGTTCCAGTACGACGAAGAAGGCTTCCAGCACCAGAGCCAGATGCCGCAAGTGGTCGGCCCGGAAAATCTGCCGTCGGAATTGGAGCTCACTCAGCAGCGCGCACACCTGATCCCGGAGCACATGCGCGAAAAACTGCTGTGCCCGAAACCGATCGAATTCCGGCCGGTGACCGAAAAAGATCCCTACAACCCGCAGCCTGCCGATCCGGTCAAATACGTCTGGTTCCGCGCCGACGGTGCCTTGGCCGACATTCCGGCGCTGCACAAATACCTGCTGGCCTACGCTTCGGACTTCGGTTTGCTGACCACCTCGATGCTGCCCCACGGCAAATCGGTCTGGCAGAAAGACATGCAGGTCGCCAGCCTTGATCACGCGTTGTGGTTCCACGCCGACCTGCGCGCCGATGACTGGTTGCTGTACGCCATGGACAGCCCATGGGCCGGCAACTCGCGCGGATTTTCCCGTGGCAGCGTGTTCAACCGTGCCGGGCAACTGGTGGCCTCGGTCACTCAGGAAGGCCTGATTCGTCATCGCAAGGATTGGGCATGA
- a CDS encoding GNAT family N-acetyltransferase: MEPILELESARLSLRQWHDEDLPAFAAMCADPQVMRYFPAPLSRLESASLIGRVRGHFAEHGFGLWALERKDTGAFIGFTGLGVVGFDAPFTPAIEIGWRLAREHWGLGYASEAAWTALRCGFDRLALQEVVAFTTQTNLPSQKVMQAIGMQHDPADDFEHPRLAAEHPLRPHVLYRITREQWLQTLHG; this comes from the coding sequence ATGGAGCCGATACTGGAACTCGAAAGCGCACGACTGTCGTTACGGCAGTGGCATGACGAGGATTTGCCGGCGTTTGCGGCGATGTGCGCCGATCCACAGGTGATGCGTTATTTTCCGGCACCCTTGAGTCGACTGGAAAGTGCCTCGCTGATCGGGCGGGTTCGTGGGCATTTTGCCGAGCATGGTTTCGGCCTCTGGGCGCTGGAGCGCAAGGACACCGGCGCGTTCATCGGGTTTACCGGGCTGGGTGTGGTCGGCTTCGATGCGCCGTTCACTCCGGCCATCGAAATCGGCTGGCGCCTGGCCCGCGAGCACTGGGGCCTGGGTTATGCCAGTGAAGCGGCGTGGACCGCTCTGCGTTGCGGGTTTGACCGGTTGGCGCTGCAGGAGGTCGTGGCGTTCACCACCCAAACCAACCTGCCTTCGCAAAAAGTCATGCAGGCAATCGGTATGCAACATGACCCCGCCGATGACTTCGAGCACCCGCGGCTTGCCGCCGAGCATCCGCTGCGCCCGCATGTTTTGTACCGCATCACCCGTGAGCAATGGCTGCAAACCTTGCATGGATAA